From Kingella potus, a single genomic window includes:
- a CDS encoding DUF2478 domain-containing protein produces MTEFSTAAVVYDGAGDDAATALWQAFRAVQADGIRAAGLLNPLDAQGRHIKSRLVSAAGGQSFEIFQNLGSGSQGCKLDGGLLAEAAAVLRRAADEGADILFFNKFGQAEIENRGLNGEYLAAVSAGIPVITAVCRKYLDGWRQFCGGEGTELPPDSQAAAAWARAAVRKARP; encoded by the coding sequence ATGACCGAATTTTCCACCGCCGCCGTGGTTTACGACGGCGCAGGCGACGATGCCGCCACCGCCCTGTGGCAGGCTTTCCGCGCCGTGCAGGCCGACGGCATCCGCGCCGCCGGACTGCTCAACCCGCTTGACGCGCAAGGCCGCCATATCAAATCGCGGCTGGTGTCGGCCGCAGGCGGGCAAAGTTTTGAAATCTTCCAAAACCTCGGCAGCGGTTCGCAGGGCTGCAAACTCGACGGCGGCCTGCTCGCCGAAGCCGCCGCCGTGCTGCGCCGCGCCGCAGACGAAGGCGCGGACATCCTGTTTTTCAACAAATTCGGCCAGGCGGAAATCGAAAACCGCGGACTGAACGGCGAATACCTCGCCGCCGTTTCTGCCGGCATCCCGGTCATTACCGCCGTGTGCCGCAAATATCTGGACGGCTGGCGGCAGTTTTGCGGCGGCGAAGGGACAGAGCTGCCGCCTGATTCCCAAGCCGCCGCCGCATGGGCGCGGGCGGCCGTTCGGAAAGCACGGCCATGA
- the waaA gene encoding lipid IV(A) 3-deoxy-D-manno-octulosonic acid transferase, whose product MLAWIYRQLWRAAPPLIRRYLRRRARGNPAYLEHWDERFGRPHPAPVRHPIWIHAVSVGETRAAAPLAAALRRRFPDAPLLFTQMTPTGRAAAESLYPDAQCRYLPYDKPEYAARFLAEHRPRFGVLMETEIWPHLAAACARENVPLFLANARLSEKSLRGYRRAAALVRPALQSLRGCYAQSEADAGRLKSLGAACPVVCGNTKYDLAPPPAQLALGAQFRAQAGGRKIIVCGSTRFYHGEDEAALLLHAWRRYGGNALLVIVPRHPERFDAVFQTALSLGLRIRRRSGGGGIGDAQVWLGDSMGELYAYYAMADAAFVGGSLVDAGCQNIIEPLACGKPVLFGFSTYNFSAACTEAQAAGAARQVADADEWLRTVQEWLDDDALRTSFAANAAAFVARHRGASEKTADLIAEAV is encoded by the coding sequence ATGCTTGCTTGGATCTACCGCCAACTCTGGCGCGCCGCCCCGCCGCTTATCCGCCGCTACCTGCGCCGCCGCGCACGCGGCAATCCCGCCTATCTCGAACATTGGGACGAACGTTTCGGCCGGCCGCATCCCGCGCCGGTACGGCATCCGATTTGGATACACGCCGTATCCGTCGGCGAAACCCGCGCCGCCGCCCCGCTGGCCGCCGCGCTGCGCCGCCGTTTTCCCGACGCGCCGCTGCTGTTTACCCAAATGACCCCCACCGGCCGCGCCGCCGCCGAAAGCCTGTATCCCGACGCGCAATGCCGCTACCTGCCCTACGACAAGCCCGAATACGCCGCCCGATTTCTCGCCGAACACCGCCCGCGCTTTGGCGTGCTGATGGAAACCGAAATCTGGCCGCATCTGGCCGCCGCCTGCGCCCGCGAAAACGTCCCCCTGTTTCTCGCCAACGCGCGGCTGTCGGAAAAATCCCTGCGCGGCTACCGCAGAGCCGCCGCCCTCGTTCGCCCCGCGCTGCAATCGCTGCGCGGCTGCTACGCACAGAGCGAAGCCGATGCAGGCCGTCTGAAAAGCCTCGGTGCAGCCTGCCCCGTAGTTTGCGGCAACACCAAATACGATCTTGCCCCGCCGCCGGCGCAGCTCGCACTCGGCGCACAGTTCCGCGCACAGGCGGGCGGACGCAAAATCATCGTGTGCGGCAGCACCCGTTTTTACCATGGGGAAGACGAAGCCGCCCTGCTGCTGCACGCATGGCGCAGATACGGCGGCAACGCCCTGCTGGTCATCGTTCCCCGCCATCCCGAACGCTTCGATGCCGTGTTTCAGACGGCCTTGTCGCTCGGTTTGCGCATACGGCGGCGCAGCGGCGGCGGCGGAATCGGCGACGCGCAGGTATGGCTGGGCGACAGCATGGGCGAGCTTTACGCCTATTACGCCATGGCCGATGCCGCCTTTGTCGGCGGAAGCCTGGTGGACGCTGGCTGCCAAAACATCATCGAGCCGCTCGCCTGCGGCAAGCCCGTCCTGTTCGGCTTTTCCACCTACAATTTTTCCGCAGCCTGCACCGAAGCACAGGCGGCCGGCGCGGCGCGGCAGGTGGCCGATGCGGACGAATGGCTGCGGACGGTGCAGGAATGGCTGGACGACGACGCACTGCGCACATCGTTTGCCGCCAACGCCGCCGCCTTCGTCGCCCGCCATCGCGGCGCAAGCGAAAAAACGGCGGATTTGATTGCAGAGGCCGTCTGA
- a CDS encoding VanZ family protein → MSLPRNKYTLLAALWFAALWYFLLRESSGHAPPPFPHFDKAAHFAAFFAQFWLAARAWIEARRRPPLLLLFAAAFLLAAASEAAQAAFTRTRSGDPADALADLAGTAAALFLADKVFRSRKQAV, encoded by the coding sequence ATGAGCCTGCCGCGCAACAAATACACCCTTCTTGCCGCCCTCTGGTTTGCCGCTTTATGGTATTTCCTGCTGCGCGAAAGCAGCGGCCATGCCCCGCCGCCTTTCCCCCATTTCGACAAAGCCGCCCACTTTGCCGCCTTTTTCGCCCAATTCTGGCTGGCCGCCCGCGCATGGATAGAGGCACGCCGCCGTCCGCCGCTGCTGCTGCTTTTTGCCGCCGCATTTCTTTTGGCCGCCGCCAGCGAAGCCGCACAGGCAGCCTTTACCCGCACCCGCAGCGGCGACCCCGCCGACGCACTCGCCGACCTCGCCGGTACGGCCGCCGCCCTGTTTTTGGCGGACAAGGTTTTCCGCAGCCGCAAACAGGCCGTCTGA
- the ubiA gene encoding 4-hydroxybenzoate octaprenyltransferase: MDKEKIKKKLGIYARLMRTDKPIGTMLLLWPTLWGLWAAAGGLPPPVILLCFVLGTFLMRSAGCVANDFADRNFDGKVARTKNRPFARGEVSAKEALLLTLVLCLAAALCLLPLNRATWLAALPALFLALTYPFTKRFFPIPQLYLGLAFSFGIPMAFTAVGGRIPPLAWILFAANIFWTLAYDTAYAMADKADDLKIGIKTSAITFGRYDAQAVFACHLASTALMAWAGWEMRAGWPFWLAFPFVLHFQYKQYLAVRTRDRDTCFREFLANNRLGGFWFAAIAAHFFCLHLNEILANYTG; this comes from the coding sequence ATGGACAAAGAAAAAATCAAAAAGAAACTAGGTATTTACGCCCGCCTGATGCGCACCGACAAACCCATAGGCACCATGCTGCTCCTGTGGCCGACGCTGTGGGGCTTATGGGCGGCGGCGGGCGGCCTGCCCCCGCCCGTCATCCTGCTCTGCTTCGTGCTGGGTACTTTCCTGATGCGCAGCGCGGGCTGCGTCGCCAACGACTTTGCCGACCGGAATTTCGACGGTAAAGTCGCGCGCACCAAAAACCGCCCGTTCGCACGCGGCGAAGTTTCCGCCAAAGAAGCCCTGCTGCTGACCCTTGTCCTCTGTCTGGCCGCCGCCCTCTGCCTACTGCCGCTCAACCGCGCCACATGGCTGGCCGCCCTGCCCGCCCTTTTTCTCGCCCTCACCTATCCGTTTACCAAACGCTTCTTTCCCATCCCGCAGCTTTATCTCGGGCTGGCCTTTTCCTTCGGCATCCCCATGGCCTTTACCGCCGTAGGCGGCCGCATCCCGCCGCTCGCCTGGATACTCTTCGCCGCCAACATATTTTGGACACTTGCCTACGACACCGCCTACGCCATGGCCGACAAAGCCGACGATCTCAAAATCGGCATCAAAACCTCCGCCATCACCTTCGGCCGCTACGATGCCCAAGCCGTTTTCGCCTGCCATCTGGCCTCCACCGCCCTGATGGCTTGGGCGGGCTGGGAAATGCGGGCGGGCTGGCCTTTTTGGCTGGCTTTCCCTTTCGTACTGCATTTTCAATACAAACAATACCTTGCCGTGCGCACCCGCGACCGGGACACCTGCTTTCGCGAATTTCTCGCCAACAACCGCCTCGGCGGCTTTTGGTTTGCCGCCATCGCCGCCCACTTCTTTTGCCTCCACCTGAACGAAATCCTCGCAAACTACACAGGCTGA
- a CDS encoding helix-turn-helix domain-containing protein, translated as MDTVKIIKTPADHEAALARLDELMDTDPAPNSDDDMEMQALAVLIAAYEDKHYKIDTSSVTPLDIICFRMEQNGLTAKDMAAYLGSPSKVSEVLSGKRPLSLTMIKKLHHGLKIPADLLIRL; from the coding sequence ATGGACACCGTAAAAATCATCAAAACCCCCGCCGACCATGAAGCCGCCCTTGCCCGCCTTGACGAGCTAATGGACACAGACCCCGCGCCAAACTCAGACGATGACATGGAAATGCAGGCATTGGCCGTCCTAATCGCCGCCTATGAAGACAAGCATTACAAAATCGACACAAGCAGCGTTACCCCGCTGGACATTATTTGTTTTCGCATGGAGCAAAACGGCCTAACCGCCAAAGACATGGCCGCGTATCTAGGCAGTCCGAGCAAAGTAAGCGAGGTATTGAGCGGAAAGCGTCCGTTAAGCCTTACCATGATAAAAAAGCTGCATCACGGTCTGAAAATCCCCGCTGATTTGCTGATACGGCTATAA
- a CDS encoding BolA family protein, translated as MLHPEQVKELIAAVVPCEHLEVEGDGHHFFAVIVSSAFEGKARLARHRLIKDGLADKLASNELHALSVSVAATPAEWAAKNA; from the coding sequence ATGCTGCACCCCGAACAGGTCAAAGAACTGATTGCCGCCGTCGTTCCCTGCGAACACCTCGAAGTGGAGGGCGACGGCCACCACTTTTTCGCGGTGATCGTTTCCTCCGCCTTTGAAGGCAAAGCCCGCCTCGCCCGCCACCGCCTAATTAAGGACGGCCTGGCCGACAAGCTGGCTTCCAACGAATTGCACGCGCTTTCCGTTTCCGTGGCCGCCACACCCGCCGAATGGGCGGCGAAAAACGCATAA
- a CDS encoding primosomal protein N': MIYHRIALNTPLSDGLLTYSHPAALPLGTRVAVSFNRRVLSGIVWETDIAPDIDPAKILPVQTAFAGEPPLPADWRALVSFAARYYHYPLGQTAALALPPGLKEPEAVRMPQPTLFYRLNEAGRAQMPPPAHARKKAALWQALLADNLPMAGLKRINAQAAKFIGEWTEKGWIAGSTAGAYLPKPCGHPLNPAQQAASQAIQTAFGRFQTFLLYGITGSGKTEVYFDAAAQVLASGRQVLFLLPEINLTPQLLARVAARFGDVPAAVLHSRATAGRRTQDYLRAMTGQAKLIIGTRLAVFAPLPDLGLVVADEEHDASFKQDNDLRYHARDLAVWRAQQSRCPAVLGSATPSLESWHKAQSGAYRLLELAERANPAARPPQVEILNVGRLKLDNGFSPQALQLLQQNFAAGGMSLVYLNRRGFAPALFCGDCGHTFGCPHCSAKMVLHQRARQLRCHHCGLRTPVPIQCPGCGNQDLSAVGHGTQRVEETLRALLPQAEVVRVDRDSTSHKSDWETLYRRIGEGGIDILTGTQMLAKGHDFARLNLVVVLNADGSLYSADFRAPERLFAELMQVSGRAGRAETPGRVLIQTRLPEHAVFRAVQAQDYRLFADAETAERKLLAMPPFGFQAALRADAPTLAEAVEFLDKIRDTLAPQLPEGVNQFGAVPMLMVRLAERERAQVFLESPSRKALHRAVSLWTDALKENRNGRIRWSADIDPQEM; the protein is encoded by the coding sequence ATGATCTACCACCGCATCGCCCTCAACACGCCGCTTTCAGACGGCCTGCTCACTTACTCCCACCCCGCCGCCCTGCCTTTGGGCACGCGCGTCGCCGTATCTTTCAACCGGCGCGTCCTGTCCGGCATTGTGTGGGAAACAGACATCGCCCCCGACATCGATCCCGCGAAAATACTGCCCGTGCAAACGGCCTTTGCCGGCGAGCCGCCGCTGCCGGCAGACTGGCGCGCGCTGGTTTCCTTCGCCGCACGTTACTACCACTACCCGCTCGGTCAAACCGCCGCGCTGGCACTGCCGCCCGGGCTGAAAGAGCCGGAAGCGGTGCGGATGCCGCAACCGACGCTGTTTTACCGTTTGAACGAAGCAGGCAGGGCGCAAATGCCGCCGCCGGCACACGCCCGCAAAAAAGCGGCCTTGTGGCAGGCCTTGCTTGCGGACAATCTGCCGATGGCGGGCTTGAAACGGATCAACGCGCAGGCAGCGAAATTCATCGGCGAATGGACGGAAAAAGGCTGGATAGCCGGCAGCACAGCGGGAGCATACCTCCCCAAGCCCTGCGGACACCCTTTAAACCCCGCGCAGCAGGCCGCATCACAGGCCATTCAGACGGCCTTCGGGCGTTTCCAAACCTTTCTGCTTTACGGCATCACCGGCAGCGGCAAAACCGAAGTGTATTTCGATGCGGCGGCGCAGGTATTGGCCTCGGGGCGGCAGGTATTGTTTCTGCTGCCCGAAATCAACCTCACACCGCAGCTTCTGGCGCGGGTGGCAGCGCGTTTCGGCGACGTGCCGGCCGCCGTGCTGCACAGCCGCGCCACGGCCGGGCGGCGCACGCAGGATTATCTGCGGGCAATGACCGGGCAGGCGAAACTCATCATCGGCACACGGCTGGCGGTGTTCGCGCCGCTGCCCGATTTGGGGCTGGTGGTGGCAGACGAAGAACACGACGCTTCGTTCAAACAAGACAACGACCTGCGCTACCACGCCCGCGATCTGGCGGTGTGGCGGGCGCAGCAGAGCCGCTGTCCGGCCGTGCTCGGCAGCGCTACACCCAGTTTGGAAAGCTGGCACAAAGCGCAAAGCGGTGCCTACCGCCTGTTGGAGCTGGCCGAACGCGCCAATCCCGCCGCGCGGCCGCCGCAGGTAGAGATTTTGAATGTAGGCCGTCTGAAACTCGACAACGGCTTCTCGCCGCAGGCCTTGCAGCTTTTACAGCAGAATTTTGCCGCAGGCGGCATGTCGCTGGTATACCTCAACCGTCGCGGCTTCGCCCCCGCGCTGTTTTGCGGCGACTGCGGCCACACCTTCGGCTGCCCCCATTGCTCGGCAAAAATGGTGCTGCACCAGCGCGCCCGCCAGCTCCGCTGCCACCACTGCGGCCTGCGCACCCCCGTCCCCATCCAATGCCCCGGCTGCGGCAATCAGGATCTGAGTGCCGTCGGACACGGCACGCAGCGCGTGGAAGAAACCCTGCGCGCCCTGCTGCCGCAGGCCGAAGTGGTGCGCGTGGACAGAGACAGCACTTCGCACAAAAGCGACTGGGAAACACTCTACCGCCGCATCGGCGAAGGCGGCATCGACATCCTCACCGGCACGCAGATGCTGGCCAAGGGCCACGACTTCGCACGGCTCAACCTGGTCGTCGTGTTAAACGCCGACGGCAGCCTGTACAGCGCGGATTTCCGCGCCCCCGAACGGCTGTTTGCCGAACTGATGCAGGTGTCCGGCAGGGCCGGCAGGGCCGAAACGCCCGGCCGCGTATTAATCCAGACCCGCCTGCCCGAACACGCCGTTTTCCGCGCCGTCCAAGCGCAAGACTACCGCCTGTTTGCCGACGCGGAAACGGCGGAACGCAAGCTGCTCGCCATGCCGCCTTTCGGTTTTCAGGCCGCCCTCCGCGCCGACGCGCCCACCTTGGCCGAAGCCGTGGAATTTCTCGACAAAATCCGCGACACCCTCGCCCCGCAACTGCCCGAAGGCGTAAACCAGTTCGGCGCAGTACCCATGCTGATGGTGCGCCTCGCCGAACGCGAAAGGGCGCAGGTTTTCCTCGAATCGCCCTCGCGCAAAGCCCTGCACCGCGCCGTATCGCTGTGGACGGACGCGCTCAAAGAAAACAGAAACGGCAGAATCAGATGGTCGGCGGATATTGATCCGCAGGAAATGTAG
- a CDS encoding plastocyanin/azurin family copper-binding protein has protein sequence MKKTLLAFMLAASAGAFAANHEVKMLDTGKEGGMVFEPGYLKAQPGDTVTFKATHGGHWVQSKALPEGAADFLSEDGKDFTVKLDKEGVYVYVCPPHRMMNMSGVIQVGKPVNKTQAQAVADELEKRAMQNKGRLKKYMEQVK, from the coding sequence GTGAAAAAAACCCTCCTCGCATTCATGCTTGCCGCATCCGCAGGCGCATTCGCAGCCAACCACGAAGTCAAAATGCTCGACACGGGCAAAGAAGGCGGCATGGTATTCGAACCGGGCTACCTCAAAGCCCAGCCCGGCGACACCGTAACCTTCAAAGCCACCCACGGCGGCCACTGGGTGCAGAGCAAAGCCCTGCCCGAAGGCGCGGCCGACTTCCTGTCCGAAGACGGCAAAGACTTCACCGTCAAGCTCGACAAAGAAGGCGTATATGTCTATGTCTGCCCGCCGCACCGCATGATGAATATGAGCGGCGTGATCCAAGTGGGCAAACCCGTCAACAAAACCCAGGCGCAGGCCGTGGCGGACGAGCTGGAAAAACGCGCCATGCAGAACAAAGGCCGTCTGAAAAAATACATGGAGCAGGTCAAGTAA
- the murA gene encoding UDP-N-acetylglucosamine 1-carboxyvinyltransferase, with protein MDKLKISANGPLHGEITVSGAKNAALPLMCAGLLTGGTLRLKNVPMLRDVKTTQKLLQGMGARVLTDNISEFEINGGTVNNTCAPYELVKTMRASILVLGPTLARFGEAQVSLPGGCAIGSRPVDQHLKGLEAMGAQIVIEHGYVKARGRLKGTRVVMDVVTVGGTENLLMAATLAEGTTVLENCAVEPEVVDLAECLVKMGAKISGIGTATMTVEGVKELHGCEHSVVPDRIEAGTFLCAVAMTGGKVVLRNAAPKTMEAVLDKLAEAGASIETGSDWIAIEMNRRPKAVSIRTSEHPGFPTDMQAQFMAMNAVAEGSAKVIETIFENRFMHVPELNRMGADISTEGNTAFVSGVAKLSGATVMATDLRASASLVIAGLVAEGETVVERIYHLDRGYEHIESKLGRVGAKIDRIS; from the coding sequence ATGGACAAACTCAAAATTTCCGCCAACGGCCCGCTGCACGGCGAAATCACCGTATCCGGCGCGAAAAACGCCGCCCTGCCGCTGATGTGTGCCGGCCTGCTCACCGGCGGCACGCTGCGCCTGAAAAACGTACCCATGCTGCGCGATGTGAAAACCACGCAGAAACTGCTGCAAGGCATGGGCGCGCGCGTGCTGACCGACAATATCTCCGAATTTGAAATCAACGGCGGCACCGTCAACAACACCTGCGCCCCCTACGAGCTGGTGAAAACCATGCGTGCCTCCATCCTCGTCCTCGGCCCGACGCTCGCCCGTTTCGGCGAAGCCCAAGTCAGCCTGCCGGGCGGCTGCGCCATCGGCTCGCGCCCCGTAGACCAGCATTTGAAAGGCCTGGAAGCCATGGGGGCGCAGATCGTTATCGAACACGGCTATGTCAAAGCCCGAGGCCGTCTGAAAGGCACACGGGTGGTGATGGACGTGGTAACGGTGGGCGGCACGGAAAACCTCCTCATGGCGGCCACGCTGGCAGAGGGTACGACCGTGCTGGAAAACTGCGCCGTCGAACCCGAAGTGGTGGATTTGGCCGAGTGCTTAGTCAAAATGGGCGCGAAAATCAGCGGTATCGGCACGGCCACAATGACGGTGGAGGGCGTGAAAGAGCTGCACGGCTGCGAACACAGCGTCGTGCCCGACCGCATTGAAGCGGGTACTTTCCTCTGCGCCGTAGCCATGACCGGCGGCAAGGTCGTACTGCGCAACGCCGCCCCGAAAACCATGGAGGCGGTGCTCGACAAACTCGCCGAAGCCGGCGCAAGCATCGAAACCGGCAGCGACTGGATTGCCATCGAAATGAACCGCCGCCCCAAAGCCGTCAGCATCCGCACCAGCGAACATCCGGGTTTCCCCACCGATATGCAGGCGCAGTTTATGGCAATGAACGCCGTGGCCGAAGGCTCGGCAAAAGTGATAGAAACCATCTTTGAAAACCGCTTTATGCACGTTCCCGAACTCAACCGCATGGGCGCGGACATTTCCACCGAAGGCAACACGGCCTTTGTCAGCGGCGTGGCCAAGCTCTCCGGTGCCACCGTGATGGCCACCGACCTGCGCGCCTCCGCCAGCCTGGTGATTGCCGGCCTCGTTGCAGAGGGCGAAACCGTGGTCGAACGCATCTACCATCTGGATCGGGGCTACGAACACATTGAAAGCAAACTCGGCCGCGTCGGCGCGAAAATCGACCGCATCTCCTAA
- a CDS encoding dioxygenase, whose product MNEITQFLRTAAPAEARETLEFMLYECSLDEAPDPDTVALWQSVLQERGGKFAALADMCRNWPDTEQP is encoded by the coding sequence ATGAACGAAATCACACAATTCCTGCGCACCGCCGCCCCCGCCGAAGCCCGCGAAACCCTCGAATTCATGCTGTACGAATGCAGCCTCGACGAAGCACCCGATCCCGACACCGTCGCCCTCTGGCAGAGCGTCCTGCAAGAGCGCGGCGGAAAATTCGCCGCGCTGGCCGATATGTGCCGCAACTGGCCGGATACGGAGCAGCCATGA
- the lolA gene encoding outer membrane lipoprotein chaperone LolA: MKRTALILTLAAAFSAAHAGGVDALKKFNADADGIAGTFSQTVKSKKKTQTSGGTFQILRPGLFRWEYGKPYKQTIVGDGKTIWLYDADLKQVTKSDQSQAIGDSPAAILSDKNALDTSYTLKEDGTAGGIDYVLASPKKNNGGYQYIRIGFKGGTLAAMELKDGFGNQTVIRFDNIDTHPNIPRSAFVFTPPKDADVLSQ; encoded by the coding sequence ATGAAACGCACCGCACTCATCCTGACCCTTGCCGCCGCTTTTTCCGCCGCACACGCGGGCGGTGTCGACGCGCTGAAAAAATTCAATGCCGATGCCGACGGCATTGCCGGCACGTTCAGCCAAACCGTCAAAAGCAAAAAGAAAACGCAGACTTCCGGCGGCACTTTCCAAATCCTCCGCCCCGGCCTTTTCCGTTGGGAATACGGCAAACCCTATAAACAAACCATTGTCGGCGACGGCAAAACCATCTGGCTTTACGATGCCGATTTGAAGCAGGTAACCAAGTCCGACCAGTCCCAAGCCATCGGCGACAGCCCGGCCGCCATCCTTTCCGACAAAAACGCGCTCGACACCAGCTATACGCTCAAAGAAGACGGCACGGCCGGCGGCATCGACTACGTACTCGCCAGCCCGAAGAAAAACAACGGCGGCTACCAGTACATCCGCATCGGTTTCAAAGGCGGCACGCTCGCTGCCATGGAGCTGAAAGACGGCTTCGGCAACCAAACCGTCATCCGCTTCGACAACATCGACACACACCCGAACATCCCCCGCAGCGCGTTTGTCTTTACACCGCCCAAAGATGCGGACGTATTGAGCCAGTAG
- a CDS encoding MBL fold metallo-hydrolase, translated as MKHKKKTAFAALALAAVWWQWPDRYPAYPASGHYNPDSGTFSNAEPQAAPTDLVSAMWQMLVGEESRRPPKPLPAVRPDWAAFLAAPEGKSRFVWFGHSTLMMRIGGQTVMTDPVFGGSVSPVPVMMRRFSPPPAALAEVPTPDVVLVSHSHYDHLEKASIKALAARGSRFVVPLGLGVLLRKWGVPPQNITELDWWQSTETGGIRYTALPARHDSGRSLTDHNKSLWAGFAIEHGGEKFYFHGDSAEGKHFDEIARRFRGFDIAFIENGQYNERWPDNHLFPAQTAALAAKLAPKRFMPIHWGAYPMALHTWNEPVLQSIPAARRLGVRPLTPLMGQVFDRDTATEDWFAKPL; from the coding sequence ATGAAACACAAAAAGAAAACCGCCTTCGCCGCTTTGGCTCTGGCCGCCGTTTGGTGGCAGTGGCCGGACCGTTATCCCGCCTATCCGGCCAGCGGACATTACAATCCCGACAGCGGAACTTTTTCCAACGCCGAGCCGCAAGCCGCGCCGACCGATCTGGTTTCCGCCATGTGGCAGATGCTGGTCGGGGAGGAATCCCGCCGTCCGCCCAAGCCGCTGCCCGCCGTCCGCCCCGACTGGGCGGCCTTTCTCGCCGCGCCCGAAGGCAAAAGCCGCTTTGTCTGGTTCGGCCATTCCACGCTGATGATGCGCATCGGCGGCCAAACGGTGATGACCGACCCCGTGTTCGGCGGCAGCGTGTCGCCCGTGCCGGTGATGATGCGCCGCTTCAGCCCGCCGCCCGCCGCCTTGGCCGAAGTGCCGACACCCGATGTGGTGCTGGTTTCGCACAGCCATTACGACCATCTCGAAAAAGCCAGTATCAAGGCTTTGGCCGCACGCGGCAGCCGCTTCGTCGTACCGCTCGGTTTGGGCGTGCTGCTGCGCAAATGGGGCGTGCCGCCGCAAAACATTACCGAACTCGACTGGTGGCAGAGCACCGAAACCGGCGGCATCCGCTACACCGCGCTGCCCGCCCGCCACGATTCCGGCCGCAGCCTGACCGACCACAACAAAAGCCTGTGGGCGGGCTTCGCCATCGAACACGGCGGGGAAAAATTCTATTTCCACGGCGATTCGGCAGAGGGAAAACATTTCGACGAAATCGCCCGCCGCTTTCGGGGCTTCGACATCGCCTTTATCGAAAACGGCCAATACAACGAACGCTGGCCGGACAACCACCTCTTCCCCGCACAAACCGCCGCCCTCGCCGCCAAGCTCGCGCCCAAACGCTTTATGCCGATACATTGGGGCGCGTATCCGATGGCGCTGCACACATGGAACGAACCCGTGCTGCAAAGCATTCCGGCGGCACGCAGGCTCGGTGTCCGCCCGCTCACGCCGCTGATGGGGCAGGTGTTCGACCGCGATACGGCCACGGAAGACTGGTTTGCCAAGCCGCTGTAA
- the folE2 gene encoding GTP cyclohydrolase FolE2 yields the protein MSAIADVQSSKDLRNLPINQVGIKDLRFPVQILTASGIQSTIARLTMTVRLPADQKGTHMSRFVALMESRQRPLDYGELQNLTQQMLELLDADAGEISISFPFFRSKSAPVSGIRSLLDYDVGLSGRVAGGAYSYGLKVLVPVTSLCPCSKEISQYGAHNQRSHVTVSLICRQDVPPEDIIDIVEEQASCQLYGLLKRPDEKYVTERAYENPKFVEDMVRDVAVALRGDPRIESFTVESENFESIHNHSAYACIAYP from the coding sequence ATGAGCGCCATCGCCGACGTGCAAAGCAGCAAAGACCTGCGCAATCTGCCGATCAACCAAGTCGGCATCAAAGACCTCCGTTTCCCCGTCCAAATCCTTACCGCCTCCGGCATCCAATCCACCATCGCCCGCCTCACCATGACCGTGCGCCTGCCTGCCGATCAGAAAGGCACGCATATGTCGCGCTTCGTCGCCCTGATGGAAAGCCGCCAACGCCCGCTGGACTACGGCGAATTGCAGAACCTTACCCAGCAGATGCTCGAGCTGCTCGACGCGGACGCAGGGGAAATCAGCATTTCCTTCCCCTTCTTCCGCAGCAAATCCGCCCCCGTTTCCGGCATCCGTTCCCTGCTCGACTACGATGTCGGCCTCAGCGGCAGGGTTGCCGGCGGCGCGTATTCCTACGGCCTCAAAGTGCTGGTTCCCGTTACCAGCCTCTGCCCCTGCTCGAAAGAAATCTCGCAATACGGTGCACACAACCAACGCTCGCACGTAACCGTTTCCCTAATCTGCCGCCAAGACGTGCCGCCGGAAGACATCATCGATATTGTCGAAGAACAGGCCTCCTGCCAGCTCTACGGCCTGCTCAAACGCCCCGATGAGAAATACGTTACCGAACGCGCCTACGAAAACCCGAAATTCGTCGAAGACATGGTGCGCGATGTCGCCGTTGCCCTGCGCGGCGATCCCCGTATCGAATCGTTTACCGTCGAAAGCGAAAACTTCGAAAGCATCCACAACCACTCCGCCTACGCCTGCATTGCCTATCCCTAA
- a CDS encoding type II toxin-antitoxin system HigB family toxin, translated as MQILGKQKISAFMAKHADSRQSLATWIADVERENWQTPHDIKAVYQSADFLAGNRVIFNIRGNHYRLVVKVRYSNGIVKIDWIGTHAQYSKKDF; from the coding sequence ATGCAGATATTAGGCAAACAGAAAATAAGCGCATTCATGGCAAAACACGCCGACAGCCGCCAATCTCTGGCAACATGGATTGCAGACGTAGAGCGGGAAAACTGGCAAACCCCGCATGACATCAAAGCCGTTTACCAAAGCGCGGATTTTTTGGCCGGCAACCGCGTTATCTTCAACATACGCGGCAATCATTACCGCCTGGTTGTCAAAGTGCGGTACAGCAATGGAATAGTAAAAATCGACTGGATAGGCACGCACGCCCAATACAGCAAAAAGGACTTTTGA